A genomic region of Raphanus sativus cultivar WK10039 chromosome 6, ASM80110v3, whole genome shotgun sequence contains the following coding sequences:
- the LOC108810148 gene encoding putative cysteine-rich repeat secretory protein 37 yields MTYSYSLPKRFVSSILAMQFFIIHSVSSLNLTNDYLNHKCFLDQGIYNSGSEYEDNLNIILRSVRNGNYYNNGFVRTSLGREPAPDAVTVMFQCRGDSYGSKCRSCADTAVAGFRRRCLRNKGGIIWYDQCFLWVSAIGEEMPINTDYKNIFSMYNSNNVRGDAKLFVKKVLDFFSELTLKVDKNSEAGDLVILYAEGKKKLGKNTLYAMVQCVELTIDCKSCLIWSIAKLFKNDNIKQGGRVLGSNCEVRYELYPFIRS; encoded by the exons aTGACATATTCATATTCTCTACCCAAAAGATTTGTTTCCTCTATTTTGGCTATGCAATTCTTCATCATACATAGTGTTTCTTCGTTGAACCTTACCAATGATTATCTCAACCACAAATGCTTCCTTGATCAAGGGATATATAATTCTGGAAGTGAGTACGAGGACAACCTCAACATTATTTTGCGCAGTGTTCGTAATGGTAATTATTATAACAACGGTTTTGTGCGCACAAGCTTGGGTCGTGAACCTGCTCCTGATGCTGTTACCGTCATGTTCCAGTGTCGTGGTGACTCTTATGGGTCTAAATGCCGTTCATGTGCTGACACTGCAGTTGCAGGG TTTCGTAGAAGATGTCTAAGAAACAAAGGAGGAATAATATGGTATGACCAATGTTTTCTCTGGGTTAGTGCGATCGGTGAAGAAATGCCAATCAATACTGACTACAAGAATATTTTTTCTATGTACAACTCAAATAACGTGAGAGGAGATGCAAAATTGTTTGTTAAGAAGGTGTTGGATTTTTTCTCTGAGCTAACACTTAAAGTTGATAAAAATAGCGAGGCTGGCGACCTCGTCATACTTTACGCAGAAGGGAAAAAGAAGCTTGGGAAAAATACATTGTATGCAATGGTGCAGTGTGTAGAATTAACAATAGATTGTAAAAGTTGTTTGATATGGAGCATCGCAAAGCTTTTCAAGAACGACAACATTAAACAAGGAGGAAGAGTTTTAGGTTCGAACTGTGAAGTAAGATATGAGCTATACCCTTTTATTAGGAGTTGA
- the LOC108810239 gene encoding putative cysteine-rich repeat secretory protein 35, with translation MKFSYSLSKRFVFLNLAIQFLITHSVSSLNITNEYLNHKCLLNQGIYNVGSEYENNLNILFRKVRTDGYAQTGSMHLSKDPNFDSLTVMFQCRGDSYGSKCRTCADTAVAGFRKRCLRNKGGIIWYDQCFLWVSAFGESMSIKTNYKNIFSMYNPNNVRGDAKLFAKRAMNFLSELTLKVKKNTGASSVIIYYAAGKKKFGKITLYAMVQCVSETIDCKSCLTWSITKLFKNGDIKQGARILGVNCDVRYELYPFLRS, from the exons atgaAATTTTCATATTCTCTATCCAAAcgatttgtttttcttaatttgGCCATCCAATTCCTCATTACACATAGTGTTTCCTCACTGAACATTACCAATGAGTATCTCAACCACAAATGCCTCCTTAATCAAGGGATATATAATGTTGGAAGTGAATACGAGAACAACCTCAACATTCTCTTTCGTAAAGTTCGTACTGATGGTTATGCTCAGACGGGTTCCATGCACCTAAGTAAGGACCCGAATTTTGATTCTCTCACCGTCATGTTCCAGTGTCGTGGTGACTCTTATGGATCTAAATGCCGTACATGCGCTGACACTGCAGTCGCTGGG TTTCGTAAAAGATGTCTGAGGAACAAAGGAGGTATAATATGGTACGACCAATGTTTTCTTTGGGTTAGTGCGTTTGGTGAATCAATGTCAATCAAAACTAATTACAAGAATATTTTTTCTATGTACAACCCAAATAATGTGAGAGGGGATGCAAAATTGTTTGCCAAGAGGGCGATGAATTTTTTGTCTGAGCTAACACTTAAAGTCAAGAAAAACACGGGGGCTAGTTCTGTCATCATATATTACGCGGCAGGAAAAAAGAAGTTCGGGAAAATTACATTATATGCAATGGTGCAGTGTGTAAGCGAAACAATAGATTGTAAAAGTTGTTTGACATGGAGTATAACAAAGCTTTTCAAGAACGGCGACATTAAACAAGGAGCGAGAATTTTGGGTGTGAACTGTGACGTAAGATATGAGCTATACCCTTTTCTTAGGAGTTAA
- the LOC108811092 gene encoding putative F-box protein At2g33190 yields the protein MSRNVDWSKLCPDLLRSIFESLHSLDFHRAKTVCSNWYTVSRTCPLYPWRIVLQGQNSLLYDPVQDKVYHKKLLGIDLSKVHCLASYSNWLLIVDPCLHFHLLNVFTRETINLPSLESSLGDTPYRFVRNDLFECFLELYGTKFLVTWDDFKFSKTAVLWINERNGDFVVAWTIKQFYIFSYKKIANDGDGDERWSITCTQCEDMAYKDNKLYVYTYDHYINVLDFSGDCPKETLEGNHYLNHPFPFVDTIYKMRIAITNSGEVLIVLSLKELNRKFCICKLNLEVGEWERVESLGDEMLIFGQGVTIRGPVKDRGIKSDSICFLDDDHLPDNYLGTRKEASCGVFDLARSTITWHTRLDDWSSKIYWFVPGQA from the coding sequence ATGTCTAGAAACGTTGATTGGTCTAAGCTCTGCCCTGATCTGTTACGATCAATCTTCGAAAGCTTACACTCTCTGGATTTTCATCGAGCCAAAACCGTTTGCTCAAACTGGTACACCGTTTCAAGAACATGTCCTTTATATCCATGGCGAATCGTATTACAAGGTCAGAACTCTCTCTTGTATGATCCCGTTCAAGATAAAGTCTACCACAAAAAACTTCTTGGAATCGACTTGTCCAAAGTCCATTGTCTCGCTAGTTACAGCAACTGGCTTCTAATAGTAGATCCTTGTCTACATTTCCATCTCTTGAACGTGTTTACTCGCGAAACGATCAATCTTCCTTCATTAGAGTCATCACTTGGTGACACTCCTTATAGATTCGTACGAAACGACCTGTTTGAATGCTTCCTTGAGCTCTACGGCACCAAGTTTCTTGTGACTTGGGATGATTTTAAATTCTCAAAGACGGCTGTCTTGTGGATAAACGAGAGAAATGGAGATTTCGTCGTCGCTTGGACCATCAAACAGTTCTATATCTTCTCATACAAGAAAATAGCAaatgatggtgatggtgatgagAGGTGGAGTATTACATGCACACAGTGTGAAGACATGGCTTATAAAGACAACAAGCTTTATGTCTATACCTATGATCATTACATCAACGTTCTTGATTTCTCTGGAGATTGTCCTAAAGAAACTCTTGAAGGAAACCATTATCTTAATCATCCTTTTCCCTTCGTTGATACGATATATAAGATGAGGATTGCGATCACTAATTCAGGAGAGGTTCTGATCGTTCTGAGCTTGAAAGAGTTGAACAGAAAGTTTTGCATTTGTAAGCTGAATCTTGAAGTTGGAGAATGGGAAAGAGTAGAGTCTTTGGGTGACGAGATGTTGATTTTTGGTCAAGGTGTTACAATAAGAGGACCGGTTAAAGATAGAGGAATCAAGAGTGATTCAATATGTTTTCTTGATGATGATCATTTGCCTGATAATTATCTTGGAACGAGGAAAGAAGCAAGTTGTGGTGTGTTTGATCTTGCCAGAAGTACAATCACATGGCACACAAGATTAGATGATTGGTCTTCGAAGATTTACTGGTTTGTCCCAGGACAAGCTTAG
- the LOC108805730 gene encoding chaperonin CPN60-like 1, mitochondrial encodes MYRLVSSIASKARVARNATTAQIGSRLSSTRNYAAKDIKFGVEGRALMLRGVEELADAVQVTMGPKGRNVIIEQSWGAPKVTKDGVTVAKSIEFKDRVKNVGASLVKQVANATNDVAGDGTTCATVLTRAIFTEGCKSVAAGMNAMDLRRGIKLAVDTVVTNLKSRARMISTSEEIAQVGTISANGDREIGELIAKAMESVGKEGVITIQDGKTLFNELEVVEGMKIDRGYISPYFITNQKNQKCELEDPLILIHEKKISNLNSIVKVLELALKKQRPLLIVAEDLDSEALAVLILNKLRAGIKVCAVKAPGFGENRKANLQDLAILTGAQVITEELGMNLEKVDLSMFGNCKKITVSKDDTVFLDGAGDKKSIGERCEQIRSMVEASESDYDKEKLQERLAKLSGGVAVLKIGGASESEVGEKKDRVTDALNATKAAVEEGIVPGGGVALLYASKELEKLSTANFDQKIGVQIIQNALKTPVYTIASNAGVEGAVIVGKLLESDDPDLGYDAAKGEYVDMVKSGIIDPVKVIRTALVDAASVASLLTTTEAVVTDIPTKEDASPAMGGGGMGGMGGMGGMGF; translated from the exons ATGTATCGGCTCGTCTCCAGCATTGCTTCAAAAGCTAG AGTTGCCAGAAACGCTACGACAGCGCAG ATTGGAAGCAGACTCAGTTCCACTAGGAACTATGCAGCAAAAGACATAAAGTTCGGTGTTGAGGGTCGGGCTTTGATGCTTAGAGGTGTCGAGGAGCTTGCTGATGCTGTTCAAGTCACTATGGGACCCAAG GGTCGTAATGTCATCATCGAACAAAGCTGGGGTGCACCAAAGGTGACGAAGGATGGTGTTACTGTTGCCAAGAGCATTGAGTTCAAGGATAGAGTCAAGAACGTTGGTGCCAGTCTTGTCAAACAGGTTGCTAACGCTACTAACGATGTTGCTGGTGATG gaacgACCTGTGCTACGGTTCTTACTCGAGCTATCTTCACGGAGGGTTGTAAATCAGTTGCCGCTGGAATGAATGCAATGGATCTAAGACGTGGAATCAAGTTGGCTGTTGATACCGTTGTCACGAACTTGAAGAGCCGAGCACGCATGATTAGCACTTCTGAGGAGATCGCTCAGGTTGGAACAATATCAGCTAATGGAGATAGAGAAATTGGTGAACTGATTGCAAAGGCTATGGAAAGTGTCGGCAAAGAGGGAGTTATCACAATTCAA GATGGCAAGACCTTGTTTAACGAGCTTGAGGTGGTTGAGGGTATGAAGATCGACAGGGGATACATCTCCCCATACTTCATTACAAACCAGAAGAACCAAAAATGT GAACTTGAAGATCCTCTCATTCTCATCCACGAGAAGAAAATTTCCAATTTAAATTCTATTGTGAAAGTCTTGGAACTGGCTCTCAAG AAGCAAAGGCCACTGCTGATCGTCGCAGAGGATTTGGATAGCGAGGCTCTTGCCGTGCTAATTCTAAACAAACTTCGTGCTGGAATCAAG GTCTGTGCTGTGAAGGCCCCTGGTTTTGGAGAAAACCGAAAGGCCAATTTACAAGATCTAGCTATCCTCACCGGAGCGCAG GTAATAACAGAAGAGCTAGGTATGAATCTCGAGAAAGTCGACCTCAGCATGTTCGGAAACTGCAAAAAG ATAACTGTATCCAAAGACGACACTGTTTTCCTTGATGGTGCTGGTGACAAGAAATCCATTGGGGAACGATGTGAACAG ATACGATCCATGGTTGAAGCGAGTGAGTCTGACTATGACAAGGAGAAGTTGCAAGAAAGGTTGGCTAAGCTTTCTGGTGGTGTTGCTGTACTAAAG ATTGGAGGAGCGAGTGAGTCAGAAGTAGGCGAAAAGAAAGATAGAGTAACTGATGCTCTAAATGCCACCAAAGCAGCTGTAGAAGAGGGTATTGTTccag GTGGTGGTGTTGCTCTTTTGTACGCGTCAAAAGAGCTTGAGAAGCTTTCCACAGCTAACTTTGATCAGAAAATCGGTGTCCAAATCATCCAAAACGCTCTCAAG ACACCTGTTTACACAATTGCATCCAACGCTGGAGTCGAGGGTGCAGTCATCGTAGGCAAGCTTTTGGAATCAGATGATCCTGACCTCGGTTATGATGCTGCTAAAG gAGAATACGTTGATATGGTGAAGTCTGGTATTATCGACCCTGTGAAAGTGATCAGAACCGCATTGGTTGATGCTGCAAG TGTGGCATCTTTGTTGACAACGACGGAGGCAGTTGTGACTGATATTCCAACTAAAGAGGATGCGTCTCCGGCTATGGGCGGTGGAGGCATGGGTGGTATGGGCGGTATGGGAGGAATGGGTTTCTGA
- the LOC108810725 gene encoding probable indole-3-pyruvate monooxygenase YUCCA7, producing the protein MCTNNNTHCVNISSMLPNFIPKEDDVFSRRCIWVNGPVIVGAGPSGLAVAAGLKRQEVPYIILERANCIASLWQNRTYDRLKLHLPKQFCQLPNLPFPDDFPEYPTKYQFIEYLESYATHFDIQPKFNETVQSAKYDERFGLWRVKTVSRSGLLGSCEFEYLCRWLVVATGENAEKVVPEFEGLEDFGGDVFHAGDYKSGERYRGKRVLVVGCGNSGMEVSLDLCNHSASPSMVVRSSVHVLPREILGKSTFGIGVTMMKWMPVRLVDKTLLLLTRLFLGNTDKYGLMRPVLGPLELKNTSGKTPVLDVGAFSKIKSGKIKIVPGIVKFGPGKVELVDGRVLEIDSVVLATGYRSNVPSWLKEKDLAEIGIEKNPFPKGWKGEAGLYAVGFTRRGLSGASLDAMSVAHDIANAWKEETKQQIKSVAARHRRCISHF; encoded by the exons ATGTGTACTAACAATAACACACATTGTGTCAACATCTCAAGTATGCTTCCCAACTTTATCCCGAAGGAAGACGACGTTTTCTCCCGGCGTTGCATTTGGGTCAACGGGCCGGTCATTGTCGGAGCCGGTCCATCGGGCCTAGCTGTTGCTGCCGGCCTAAAACGCCAAGAAGTTCCTTATATAATCCTCGAGCGAGCTAACTGCATAGCCTCTCTGTGGCAAAACAGAACCTATGATCGTCTCAAGCTTCATCTTCCCAAACAGTTCTGTCAACTACCCAATCTACCCTTTCCCGATGACTTCCCGGAATATCCAACGAAATATCAGTTTATAGAGTACCTTGAGTCCTACGCAACCCACTTTGATATCCAACCTAAGTTCAACGAGACTGTCCAGTCAGCTAAATACGATGAGAGGTTTGGGCTGTGGAGGGTCAAGACTGTTTCGAGAAGCGGCCTACTCGGTTCTTGCGAGTTTGAGTATCTTTGCAGGTGGCTCGTGGTGGCAACGGGAGAAAATGCTGAGAAAGTGGTTCCAGAGTTTGAGGGTTTAGAAGATTTTGGTGGCGATGTTTTTCACGCTGGTGATTATAAATCTGGCGAGAGGTACCGTGGAAAACGAGTTCTAGTTGTTGGATGTGGCAACTCCGGCATGGAAGTCTCTCTTGATCTATGCAACCACAGTGCAAGTCCATCAATGGTCGTTCGTAGCTCt GTTCATGTGTTGCCGAGAGAGATTCTTGGGAAGTCTACATTCGGAATAGGTGTAACAATGATGAAATGGATGCCAGTTAGGCTTGTGGATAAGACTCTGCTCCTTCTCACCAGGTTATTTCTAGGGAATACTGATAAGTACGGCCTTATGAGACCAGTACTTGGACCGTTAGAGCTGAAGAACACGTCCGGTAAAACTCCAGTTCTAGATGTCGGAGccttttctaaaatcaaatCAGGAAAGATCAAAATAGTTCCTGGAATCGTCAAGTTTGGCCCGGGAAAGGTTGAACTTGTGGATGGCCGAGTTCTAGAGATTGATTCAGTGGTTCTTGCGACTGGTTACAGAAGCAATGTCCCTTCATGGCTTAAG GAGAAGGACCTGGCGGAGATTGGGATAGAGAAAAACCCGTTTCCAAAAGGGTGGAAAGGGGAGGCTGGATTATATGCGGTGGGGTTTACCAGACGAGGACTCTCAGGTGCGTCGCTTGATGCCATGAGTGTGGCTCATGATATTGCTAATGCGTGGAAAGAAGAAACTAAGCAACAGATTAAATCTGTCGCTGCTCGTCACCGTCGTTGTATCTCACACTTCTGA